The genomic stretch TCATATCGGCTGGAGTCCAAGGTGGATAATTTATCAGCTCAACCTTAACTTCCTCCACCTCCGGGATCGCTTGCTTAATGCTTTCCTCAACTATTCGAAGCAGAGTCATGGAGTAGGGGCAACCTGGAGCGGTCATGACCATCTTGATGTTGACTTTACCATCCTCCACTTTCATCTCTCTTATTAAGCCCAGATCCACTATGTTTATCGGGATCTCCGGATCAGTTATGAACTTGAGTACCCCTATAACCTTAGCTCTGATATCATCGGAGCTCATGATCACCACTGAGCTCAGGAGAGCTCTAGCCATATAAAGCTATCGTTAAGTGAACCTTTGTAGGGGCAATTCAGATAGAGTCGAAAATTAAACTATTGAGATGGGCGGAATTCTAAACTCTCCTCAGCATATATAGGACAGCTGAACCCACTGAGAACTCGATCAAAGCTATGATTGACCCCTCAGGACCGAAGGATCCTCCAGTGATTATAGGATCTCCCCTGAGTTCGGAGGAGAAGATGCTACTCCCAATTATCCCGCTAGTCGGGAAACCCCATAGATGCTCCAGGAATATGTTCCAGCAGAAATGGAAGGATATAGCTGGTAATAAGCCGAAGCTTACTCTGAGGAGGCATAGGAAGATGCCTGCTGAGAGTATCCCTATGAAAGGCATGAGGCCGAACCCCGGGTTCTGAGAATGTATGAGTGAGAAGATGATAGATGAGAATATGAATTGAGGCGGGGAGTACCTCAGTATATGACCTCTCTGACCTCCTCCCCGCCCTGAAGTGCGAGGGTTCCTGTTAGTGCGGGGAGGTTTGGGATTACATCCCCTCTTCCTGAGGGTTCAATCCCGGGCCGGGTCTCCGGCCCATTACCCCTATCCCTCTCGGGATTCGGGGTTATACGCAGCCCATTTATCATCGCCAATGGCTCAAAGAGTTTAATGCTCATCACCAAGACCAATTAAACAAAGAGAATTTATAAACTTTTATATTTCATCCCCACCTTAAAAGGCGAGGCTTTCAGCTGTAAACTGACTCCTCCCAGACAGCTATTGAGAGGTGCCAGGGGATTATCTCCTCCAACTCGATGTTAACGCCTGAGTACTTCACATCAGATATTAGGAGGAAGGGGAGCGTCATCGTGAAAGCTACAGCTGAAGATAGGGGGATCGCTCTATAGCCTATCTTAGGATCCTCCCCCCTGAGATAGAGGATTAAAAGGAGGGATGAAATTGAGATTAAGGCCCTGAAATAGGATGATGGTATTGAGAGCATGAAGATCGTCATTATTATCATGTAAATGTACGCGGCGGCTTCCACTTCACTTCTTCCTCTTCCCTCTCATCCTATATCCCAGATATATCACTATGGCGAGTGCCAAAGCTATTATCACTATCAAAATGGTCTGAACTCCTCCTTCAGCTCTCGTAGCAGGGGAAGTAACCGGAGTATAATTGCCCTGAGATCCCGCTCCAATTAACTTTATGACAGGCTCAAGCACTTCACCAGGCGGTCGAGCTCCGACGAAAACTCCAGCCACTGTCCAGTTCCTGTCAATTACTACAGTAGT from Candidatus Korarchaeum sp. encodes the following:
- a CDS encoding metal-sulfur cluster assembly factor, producing the protein MSSDDIRAKVIGVLKFITDPEIPINIVDLGLIREMKVEDGKVNIKMVMTAPGCPYSMTLLRIVEESIKQAIPEVEEVKVELINYPPWTPADM
- a CDS encoding CPBP family intramembrane metalloprotease, with the protein product MRYSPPQFIFSSIIFSLIHSQNPGFGLMPFIGILSAGIFLCLLRVSFGLLPAISFHFCWNIFLEHLWGFPTSGIIGSSIFSSELRGDPIITGGSFGPEGSIIALIEFSVGSAVLYMLRRV